One Glutamicibacter mishrai genomic window carries:
- a CDS encoding YdeI/OmpD-associated family protein, with product MASTSTIVPMDDDNPLILKDVTAWRAWLDENEETSDGVWLLVAKKGTSEPTSLMVADALQEALCSGWIDGQRRSNDGKTFLQRYTPRRKASVWSEKNTQFVQGLIAQGRMRPRGQAEIDKAKADGRWDRAYQGQATAQVPEDLQRALDANPTAKVAFEALKSQPRYHILHQLMIAKTEKTRSARLEKFVRQLSETSG from the coding sequence GATGTCACCGCTTGGCGCGCATGGTTGGATGAAAACGAAGAAACCAGCGACGGCGTGTGGCTGCTCGTAGCCAAGAAGGGCACCTCCGAACCGACCTCATTAATGGTTGCCGACGCATTGCAGGAAGCCTTGTGCAGTGGGTGGATCGATGGCCAGCGGCGCAGCAACGACGGAAAAACGTTCCTGCAGCGCTACACTCCGAGACGCAAAGCGTCGGTCTGGTCCGAGAAAAATACACAGTTCGTCCAGGGACTAATCGCGCAGGGCAGGATGCGCCCTCGTGGGCAAGCAGAAATCGATAAGGCCAAAGCCGATGGCCGGTGGGACCGCGCCTACCAAGGGCAAGCCACAGCCCAAGTGCCCGAAGACCTACAGCGCGCTCTTGACGCGAACCCGACTGCCAAAGTCGCTTTCGAAGCGCTGAAGTCCCAGCCGCGCTATCATATTCTGCACCAGCTGATGATTGCCAAGACCGAGAAGACCCGGTCGGCAAGACTGGAGAAATTCGTTCGGCAGCTGTCCGAAACATCAGGCTAA